DNA from Nymphaea colorata isolate Beijing-Zhang1983 unplaced genomic scaffold, ASM883128v2 scaffold0594, whole genome shotgun sequence:
TGTTGCCGGTGGGGATATAAGCGAATTGGGATTTAATGatctttttttatcataatatATTATAAAGAATGATAGCAGTGCTCGTCCTAGCCGCCCTGCTGCTCATCGATGTGCGCTCGGCCGTCTGCAACTCCACCACCTTCTGGAACCCGCTCAACAACGCCTGCGTCAATCGTAGCCCACTCCCCACTTAGAGTGCCCATGGGAATCGCCCTACATCTACTACGCTGATTCCTCCACCAGGCAATGCGTCACCACCTGCCCCACCACGCCCTCGCTCTACGCCAACGACTTCACACAATCGTGCGTTAATCGTACCAGAATATCGACTTAGCTTGCCCCTGGAACTCAACAGTAAAAACATTCTACGATAACTACTACCGTCGTTGCGTGTTGTGTAGTGATTTCTTAATGCAGTTTGTCCCTCAGCGCCGTCCTTCTACGCTCTCAACCTGGTGTCCTATGGCAATTGCGTGCAGTACTGCCCCTCTGGAACCTTTTCGCTGGATTCAACGCGAGTGTGCACCACCACCTGTCCCGTCTACTACTTCGTCAACTATACTCTCAGCGTCGTCCAGTATCAGTGCGTCGCCAGGTGTCCAGCCAATACTTTCCTGAATTCTACAAATTTCTGCGTGAACGCAACAACCTGTCCAGCCACTACATACGGTAGTCCCTTCACCGGCACTTGCGTTACCGACTGTCCCAACAACAGCACGGTTCAAATGTACGCTGACACCAATCCCAACGTCAACCTCTGCGTCTACGTCTGTCCGTCCGGCTTCTACAAGCAGAACCTGACCGCCAACCACACCTGCGTCTCCAGCTGCCTCAGCAACTACTTCATCGACTTCGTCAACCTCATCTGCGTGCAGACCTGCCCCAACGGATCATACAGCTACGTCAATGGAACCTGCCTCCTCAACTGCCCCAACGGGTTCTACGCCGATCCCAACCTCCACATCTGCAATACCACCTGCGCCGGAGGACTCTTCAGAGACGGCACCAGCAACTTCTGCGTCCAGCTCTGTCCTCCCGGCTACTTCGGAGACATCACCGGCAACTACATCTGCACCAAGACCTGCTCGGTAGCCACCGAGTACGGCAACCCAGTGAACCGGCTCTGCGTGGTGAAGGCCAGCTGCACCGCCCCCTACATCTACGCCGACGACTTCACCAGGCAGTGCGTGATACAGTGCCCCCTCAGCCAGAACACCTTCGGCGACGCCAGCGCAAACTACTGCAATGCTTCCTGTCCCTGGGGACCCACGCTCTTCCAGTTCAGGGACCCCTCCACTCAGACATGCGTTTCCAGATGCCCGATCAATCCCTCCTACTACGCCGACAATACCACTTTCTACTGCGTGACCACCTGTCCGACCAACTACTTCGCGGTGGACGCCACCAGGACCTGCGAGACTTCCTGCCCGAACGGATTCTACATAGACAACGTGACCCAGAGATGCGTTTCCACTTGCCCTGCAGACCCCAACATCACCTACTTCTACGCCATCAATACCACCTCTTCCCAGTGCTTGGAAGTCTGTCCTGCTGGCTTCCTCGCGGATCCCACAACGCTATCATGCATTAACTCGACTTGTCCTTCCCTGCCTTCTCTTTTCGCCTTCAACCGCACTTGCATCCCTCTTTGCCCCAACGGAACCTATGCCAACAGCGTCCTGCGCACCTGCGACAGCAACTGCAGCGGAATTTACCTGATCGACCCCTCCACCAGCCGGTGCGTGACTGTCTGCCCCTCCAATCCCAAGCTCTTCGCCGACTGGGACAGTAACACCTGCGTCGCCCTCTGTCCCGCCAACTACTTCGCAGACAACTCCACCAGAACTTGCGTGAAGACCTGCAACCAGAGCGTGGGATATCTCGCCTACACCCCCCTGCGGCTGTGCGTGCTTGTGTGTCCCAACAACACATACTCGTACAATGGAACCTGCATCACCACCTGTCCGACCGACCCCGCTCTCGACTCCGCTGCTCCCTACTACATCGACACGACCACCAAGAGCTGCGTTAGCTCATGTCCCGATTACTACTTCAAGGACGACAACCTCGGCCAGTGCGTGCAGGCTGGCGGGTGCTCGCTCGGATATTACGCAGACTACTCGCTTAGGACTTGCGTGCAGTACTGCAACAGTTCGTTATCGACCTACAGGGACAACGTGACGATGACGTGCGTCACGCAATGCCCCTACGGTACTTTCGGCGACTATTCCAACGCAGGTCAGAAGATCTGCGTGATCAAATGTCCCAGCAACTGGTACGCCGACAGCTCTACTTGGACCTGCGTGCAGGTCTGTCCAACCAATCCCTCCTACTATGCGGATTTGGCTAGCGGGACTTGCATGCCGACTTGCAGAACCTAGCTGGACCAGTACGCCTACGATGGCAACCGCACATGCGTGAACCTGTGTCCTCCCAACACAACAGCCGACATCTACACGCGGCGCTGCCTCGACAGCTGCCTTCTGGTCCCCTCCACCTACCTCTTCGTCAACGATACGCTGCGGGAGTGCGTTCTGACCTGCCCCATCGGCTGGTTCGCCGACAACTCCACCCGCAGCTGCGTGACCGGCTGCCCCCTCTCGCCCAACTACTTCGCCGACTGGCTCTCCTACACCTGCGTATCTCTCTGTCCCTGGACCTCCACCACCAAGTACTACGCCGACACCCTCACCAGGACCTGCGTCGCCATCTGTCCCAACAGCACTGCAGCCAATACCACCTACCGCGATACCGTCCTCAGAACGTGCACGCCTGTCTGTTCGGGACGCCAGTTTTCGGATAACTCCACCGGTTATTGTGTGGCTGTGTGTCCCACAACTCCTGACTACTTCGGCCAAACCTCTGACAAGACTTGCGTTTACAACTGCAACGTAACCGCAGAGGAGTGGGCGGAGAACCTGACAAGGCTCTGTGTTAAGGTTTGTCCTGCCGGCTCCTATGCTGATAACTTCACGCAGCGCTGCGTGGCCAAATGCCCAGCTTCTCAGCTCTACTATGGCGACAACTCAACTCACATGTGCGTCACCCGCTGCCCCACCTACCCTGAGTTCTACGCCGACAACTCCACGCAAACCTGCGTGCCCATCTGCCCCGGTTTCACCTACGCGGCCCCAGTTACGCGCGTCTGCGAGTTCGCCAAGAACTGCTCTTCCGGCTACTTCGCCGACAACTTCACCAAGCTGTGCGTGACCAACTGTCCCGCCACGCAGGCCTCCTACGCCGACAGCGTCTCCAGGTACTGCGTGAAGAAATGCCCCGTCGGGTCCTTCGCCGACAACTCCACCTACAAGTGCGTCCCCGTCTGTCCCTCCTCGCCCTCCTACTTCGGCTACCTGCAGAAGTGCCTCGCCTCCTGTCCCAACAACACCTACGCCGACACGCCCACCCGTCTCTGCGTGGTTTCCTCCCTGTGCACCAACAGCACCTGGGGCGACCCCACCAGCCAGCAGTGCGTGGCAACTTGTCCCTTCAACTACTACGCTGATACCAGAAACACCACCAAGATGTGCGTGCAGCTCTGTCCCAAGGGGTTCTATGCCGACGACTACACCAAAACCTGCGTCGCCAAGTGTCCAGCTGCCAACTTCACCTACGGAACCAACGCCACGCGCAAGTGTGTGGAAGTGTGTCCCATTAACGAGTTCGCAGAAAACGGAACACGCATGTGCATGAGCAGCTGTCCCAACGCTTCCTTCGCAGACGCCAACGTGCGAGTCTGCGTGGCTGTCTGCTCTGCCACTCCTAACCTTTACGGTAATCCTGTCAATAACACCTGCGTCTACGTCTGTCCCTCAGTTCCCGATCTCTACGCCGAGAACAGTTCGCGTCTCTGCCTGCCCGACTGTCCGTTCAACCAGTCCACCTTCGCCGACGTGCTCACTCGCCGCTGCGTCCTCACCTGTCCCGTCTCCGACTTCACCTACGCCGACAACTACACTCGCCGCTGCATGAAGAACTGCACCTACAACGTGGGCGCCGGCGTGCTCACCTACGCCGACAACTCCACCCTCACCTGCGTGGCCGTCTGTCCCTCCCTTCCCGAATACTATGCCGACGTCTCCACCGGAACTGGCATTTGTGTCCCCTTCTGTCCCAACAACACCACTCCTCGCATCTATTCCGACAACTCTTCCCGCATCTGCGAGCTCACCTGCAACGTCTCCAGGTACTACTACGCCTCCAACACAACTGGCGAGTGCGTGGTGCTTTGCCCCGGTGGGTTCTTCGCCGACAATCAGAGCCAAGCCTGCGTGAACCGCTGTCCCGGTCGCGTCAACATCAGTACCACCGTCACCGTCGATACCTTTGGCTACGAGTA
Protein-coding regions in this window:
- the LOC116245236 gene encoding uncharacterized protein LOC116245236, with protein sequence MGELLLEQDLELLSSTKGNIFLVNFLEIIRFKEVYPFKTFSRLGRSILAGVRTKAVEHLAGRPIKQFSLVKTVGGSNAIYQMLVLYDCDELYCPSGTFSLDSTRVCTTTCPVYYFVNYTLSVVQYQCVARCPANTFLNSTNFCVNATTCPATTYGSPFTGTCVTDCPNNSTVQMYADTNPNVNLCVYVCPSGFYKQNLTANHTCVSSCLSNYFIDFVNLICVQTCPNGSYSYVNGTCLLNCPNGFYADPNLHICNTTCAGGLFRDGTSNFCVQLCPPGYFGDITGNYICTKTCSVATEYGNPVNRLCVVKASCTAPYIYADDFTRQCVIQCPLSQNTFGDASANYCNASCPWGPTLFQFRDPSTQTCVSRCPINPSYYADNTTFYCVTTCPTNYFAVDATRTCETSCPNGFYIDNVTQRCVSTCPADPNITYFYAINTTSSQCLEVCPAGFLADPTTLSCINSTCPSLPSLFAFNRTCIPLCPNGTYANSVLRTCDSNCSGIYLIDPSTSRCVTVCPSNPKLFADWDSNTCVALCPANYFADNSTRTCVKTCNQSVGYLAYTPLRLCVLVCPNNTYSYNGTCITTCPTDPALDSAAPYYIDTTTKSCVSSCPDYYFKDDNLGQCVQAGGCSLGYYADYSLRTCVQYCNSSLSTYRDNVTMTCVTQCPYGTFGDYSNAGQKICVIKCPSNWYADSSTWTCVQYAYDGNRTCVNLCPPNTTADIYTRRCLDSCLLVPSTYLFVNDTLRECVLTCPIGWFADNSTRSCVTGCPLSPNYFADWLSYTCVSLCPWTSTTKYYADTLTRTCVAICPNSTAANTTYRDTVLRTCTPVCSGRQFSDNSTGYCVAVCPTTPDYFGQTSDKTCVYNCNVTAEEWAENLTRLCVKVCPAGSYADNFTQRCVAKCPASQLYYGDNSTHMCVTRCPTYPEFYADNSTQTCVPICPGFTYAAPVTRVCEFAKNCSSGYFADNFTKLCVTNCPATQASYADSVSRYCVKKCPVGSFADNSTYKCVPVCPSSPSYFGYLQKCLASCPNNTYADTPTRLCVVSSLCTNSTWGDPTSQQCVATCPFNYYADTRNTTKMCVQLCPKGFYADDYTKTCVAKCPAANFTYGTNATRKCVEVCPINEFAENGTRMCMSSCPNASFADANVRVCVAVCSATPNLYGNPVNNTCVYVCPSVPDLYAENSSRLCLPDCPFNQSTFADVLTRRCVLTCPVSDFTYADNYTRRCMKNCTYNVGAGVLTYADNSTLTCVAVCPSLPEYYADVSTGTGICVPFCPNNTTPRIYSDNSSRICELTCNVSRYYYASNTTGECVVLCPGGFFADNQSQACVNRCPGRVNISTTVTVDTFGYEYERTCVSFCISPFFSQNSSRLCVLSCPQLEYADSQLRRCVAACDGQRREYADNSTNRCVGVCPTLPDTFADNSTYTCVYACPVTAAVGYNCNNSCPLGTWACNMTRECKQFCTQNSSLPTQFADNYTGRCVRFCPRNLFTYADMVSKSCVAQCPDKLVVANVTVYNRTFADDSTKTCVEKCPSNPWTYA